The genomic segment CCGCGGAGCAGCCGACCGCTGCGTCCCCTTCAGGCGTCGGTAGCCGCGGCCGTCTCCTGCCGGTGCAGGCGGCGGATGCGCAAGCCGACGGCCAGCATCACCACGCTCACTACCGCTATTCCGCCGGCCGCCATCGGCTGAGCCATCGCACGCATGTTCTCGAGCTCGCCGGGGCGCACCGGCAGGCCCTGGTAGGCGCGCCTGGCCATCTGCTGCTGCTCGGCCCATTCGGGAATCGCCGGCCACGCGAGCATGAGCACCACCGCTTGCAGGCCATAGACCGCAACGCCGAGCGGAAGCGCCGGCGCCATCAGGCGCAGCACGCAGATTCCGACGGCGACTTCGGCCGCGCCAACCGCGATCGTCAGCACGACGCTGGCCGGCCACGGCACGTCGATGCCGATGGGCGGTATCGGATTGCTCCACATCGTCCATCGCGTCATCCCTTGTACGCCGCTCAGCACGGCGAAGACTCCGAACAGCACCGTCCACCAGCGCTCGCTCGCAAGGATGCGCGGATCGACGTGATACCGGGGCTTTTCCATGCCTGGATCCTCGGGAGCGGGAACGGCGGAGGTGCGATGGGCGTCGATGCCGAGCGCCCAGAAACCGGGCGTCCACTGCACGCGGTCGAGCAGCACGAACTCGAGGGCCGCGAAGAACAGAATCGACGTCCAGAACGGGACCTCCGCAAGGCCCGGAAGCGTGCGCGTCAGCAGCGCCTGCACGATCACGAGCGGTGCGCTGACCAGCAGCCAGTCGACGTAGATTGCCAGCAGGAGCCGCTTGCGCGACGCCGCGGGCCAGGCGCTCCTCGCGTCGTTCCTCACCGCGGCGGCCGCCTCACCGCTGCGACCCGTGCTTCTCGCGCCACGGCTTGACGATGGCGAAGGGATCTTCGGGCGGCGTCTGGAAGACGGCGACGCCGTCGGGAATCACCACCCAAGGCTGTCTGCTGCGGACCCCGATGTGCGCGCAGCGTCACTCGGCGCTCTCTCGGAAGAAGCCGAGCACCAGCCACAGCGCCAGCAGCCACAGTGCCACGACCAGCACGGCGCCCGCATACGACGACGGACCCGGCCCCGCCGATGCCGCCTTGGCACGGGCATCGACCATGACCGGCTCGGGAATCATGCGCAGGCACAGCGCCAGGCCGAGCGGCACCAGCAGCAGGTCGTCGAGGTAGCCCAGGATCGGAATGAAGTCGGGGATGAGGTCGATGGGACTGAGCGCGTAGGCGACGACGAGCGCGGCCAGCAGACGCGCCGGCGCCGGCGTGCGCGGATCGCGAGCCGCGTAGTAGATGGCCAGAGTCTGCGCGCGAAGGTGCCTGGCGTGGGCTTTGAGCGACTCCAGCATGATGCTCACTCCTGCCGCCGGCGCACGAGGCTGACGACGAGCGTCAGCAGACACAGGGCCGCCATCGTCCTGTGGCGCCAGTCTCCATTCTGCGCTGTTGCCTGTGAGCTCATCGGGGCTCGTGCGGCCGGAGTCTAACCGCCGCCTCCCCCGACGCCAATCCGAAGGATGCAGTGGGCGCCGACGAGACAGTCCCACGTGAGCCGCCCTGCAAGCGAGCGAGGAGTTGCCTGGGTCAGCCACTCCTTCGTCTGCCGTGCTCTCGCCGTCTGCTCGCTGGGCGCAGAGCACACGTGGTCTGTTGCAGGAGGCCGTGCTAGTCCAGGCGCCTCTTGAACCTGCTTCGCCCCGCGCTGCTTCGAGTGCTCCTGCGCCTCCTGCCGCTGCTCGCGTCCGCCCAGGCCGCGCACGCGACCAGCGTCGAGATGTTCAGCCCGCAGGGCTTCAGCCTGGAGGCGCGTCAGGCCGTCGCCCGCTTCTCCGAGCCGATGGTCCCTTTCGGCGACCTGCGCGAGCAGGTGACGCCGTTCGTCGTCGAATGCGCGGAGAAAGGACGCGGGCGCTGGATCGACGGCCGTACGTGGGCGTACGACTTCGAGCGCGACCTTCCCGGCGGCGTGCAGTGCACTTTTCGCCTGACGCAAGGGCTGCAGGATCTCGAAGGCAGACGCGTCGAGGGCGCCGACGCCTTCACGTTCCACACCGGCGGCCCATCGCTCCTCCACATCGATCCGACGGCCGGCCAGACCATCTCCGAGGATCAGGCATTCATCCTGCACCTGAACGCCGAGGCAGATCCCGCCTCGGTGCCGCAGCACGCCTGGTTCGGCGTGGAAGGACTTCCCGAGCGTGTGGAGGCCGAAGTCGTGACAGGCGCCGAGCGCGAGGCGCTGCTGTCGTCGCTGTCGCAGTGGCGCAAACCCAAGGGCCCGTCGGTCATCGTACGTGCGCGCCGGAGGTTTCCGAACGACAAGGCGGTGACGCTGGTGTGGGGAAGCGGCGTACGCACCACCGGCGGCATCGCCGGCGTCAGCGATCAGGCCACGGCCTATCGAACGCGCAAGGACTTCGACATCGACGTGCGCTGCACGCGCGAGAACGCACGCGCCGACTGCAATCCCGTCTCGCGCATCACGCTGGACTTCCAGGGCTCGGTTGCGTGGCAGCACGCGCAGAAGATCGAGCTCGTCTCACCGGCCGGCGAGGTGCGCAAGGCCACTGCTCCGGCCTGGCAGGAGGACCTGCGCGCCGAGACGCTGGTAGACAGCGTCCAGTTCCCCGGCCCCTTCGCCGAAGCGACGACCTACGACATCCGCCTGCCGCAAGGTTTCTCCGACGATTCCGGACGGACGCTTGCGCCGGCGCGCGCGTCGGCGCTCCAAGCGAAGACGGCGCCGCAGGCTCCGCTGGTCAGGTTCGCTTCGCGCTTCGGCATCCTCGAGTCCAGGGCCGATCCGGCGCTGCCGGTGACGTTGCGCAACGTCGAAGCCGAGCTTTCCGGCATGCAGGCGGTTCTGACTCCGCAGCAGCAGACCGGCTGGATGACGATGATCGGGCGCGCCTACGATACGCTGACGGGAAAGACGGTGCGGCTTCCCGCCGACGATCCGGGTCGCATGCTCTACTGGCTGCAGCGGCTGTCGAGGGCACAGCGTGCCCGGTCGATCTTCGAAGGCGAGCCGGAGCGCGAAAGCGGCACGGCATTCCGGCTGCCCAAGCCGTCGCCGGCCAAGGAAATGGAAGTGGTCGGCATCCCGCTGCGCGAGCCCGGCCTCTACGTCGTCGAGCTCTCCAGCCCGCGCCTTGGCGCCTCGCATCTGGGCACCGATCTTCCGATGTACGTTCCGGCCGCGGCGCTGGTCACGAACATGGCCGTGCACTTCAAGCGCGGACACGAGAGCTCGCTGGTGTGGGTGACGCGGCTGGACGACGGCAAGCCGGTGGCGGGCGCACAGGTGACGCTGCACGACTGCAACGGCGCCAGACTCGCCGATCTCGTCACCGACCAGTATGGCCTTGCGCGCGCCGGCGGCTTCGACCGCTACGGCCCGGTCTCGTGCGATCGCCGCGGCGCGGTCAGCGAGGATCCGGTCAAGGACCCTGCCGGAAACGATTTCACCGACGAGCACGGCGACCGCTACAGCGGCCCGCTCGATGTCCTTTCCAGCGGCATCTTCGTCGTCGCCCGCAGCGGCGGCGACATCAGCTTCGTGCATTCGGGGTGGGACGACGGCATCGAGCCGTGGCGCGTGCTGCCGCAAGCCGACACCTACGGCAGCAGCGAGGACGCGCGCCACACGATCCTGGACCGCTCGCTGTTCCGTCCCGGCGACACCGTGCACATGAAGCACGTGCTTCGCCTTCCGGTGATGGGCGGCTTTGCCGTGCCGTCCGCCGACAAGCGACCGAAAAAGGTCAAGGTCGTGCACGAGGGCAGCGAGCAGAGCTACGAGCTCGATCTTGCGTGGGACGAAAACGGAGCGGCCGCCACCGACTGGCCCATCCCCGCCGGCGCCCGCCTTGGCACCTACGCCGTGCGGCTGACCGGTGGGGCCGCACAGGACGGCTGGGCCGACTGGACCAGCACGGCACGCTTTCGCATCGAGCAGTTCCGCGTTCCGCTGATGCGCGGAGCGGTGAGCCTGCCGGCGCAGACGCAGGTGGCGCCGGCGTCGGTTCCCGTCGACGTCGCCGTTGCGTATCTCGCCGGCGGCGGCGCCGAGCAGCTGCCCGTCATCCTTCGCAGCGAGCTGCGCGCGGGCAGCATCGACGTGCCCGAGGAGCTCGAGGCATTCACGTTCGCCGCAGGCTCGGTCCAGACCGGAATCGTGCGCGAGACCGACGACTACGCCGAGGAAGGCGACCTGCCTTCGCCCAAGCTGCATCAGGAGCGCCCGCTGACGCTGGATGCATCGGGCGCCGCGCGCGCCGAGGTGACCGAGCTGCCGGCGAGCGAAGAGGTGCGCGAGCTGGTGGCCGAGATCGAGTTTCGCGACCCCAACGGCGAGCGTCAGACGGTGGCGTCGACGACGACGCTGTGGCCGGCCGCGCGCGTGGTGGGCATCGAAGTGGAGCGCTGGCTGGCCACCGATGCCGACATTGAAGCCAAGACCGTCGTCCTCGGCAGCGACCGGCGCCCCGTTGCGGGCGCGCCGGTCACGGTCGAGCTGCTGCACCGGCGCAGCTACTGGTCGCGCACGCGCCTGATCGGCGGCTTCTACGGATACGAAGGTTCGGTGGAGACGCGTCTGCTGGGACCGTTCTGCCACGGCGTCACCGGCGCGGACGGCATGTTCCCGTGCAAGGCGCGCCCGCCGCAGGACGAGTCGGTCCATCGTGGCGGCGAGCTGGTGCTGCAGGCAACGACCGTCGACGAGCAGGGCCGCAAGTCGGTGACGCACGTCTCGGTGTACGTACCCGGCGACGACACCTCGTTCGCCGTCGAGCCGAGCGACCGCATCGACGTGCTCGCCGAGAAGCGCGAGTACGAGCCGGGAGAGACCGCCCGACTGCAGGTGCGCATGCCGTTCCAGCACGCCACCGCGCTCGTGGTCGTCGAGCGTGAAGGGACGGCCGAGGCGCGGGTGCTGGAGCTGTCGGGCGCCGATCCGGTCATCGAAGTCCCCCTGCTCGCCAGCTACGCGCCCAACGTCTTCGTCTCGGTGCTCGCTGTGCGCGGCCGCATCGGCGCACCGCAGCCGACGGCGCTGCTCGATCTCGGCAAGCCCGCGTTTCGCATGGGCGCGGTCGAGCTGCGCGTGGGCCGCAGGGAGCATCGTCTCGACGTGCGGGTCGGCGCGGACAAAGCCGTCTATCGCGTTCGCGAGAAGGCGTCGGTGCACGTGCAGGTGCGCCGCTTCGACGGCAGCGCGCCGCCCGCCGGCAGCGAGATCGCGCTGGCCGCGGTCGACGAGGGCCTGCTCGAGCTCGACGCGAACGAGAGCTGGGACCTGCTCGAAGCGATGATGGGCCGGCGTCCGTATCTGGTAACGACGGCAACGGCGCAGAGCCAGGTGGTGGGCAAGCGGCACTTCGGACGCAAGGCCGTCGCCGCCGGCGGCGGAGGCGGCGGCGGCCAGACCCGCGAGCTTTTCGACACGCTTCTCCTGTGGAACGCGCGCGTGCCGCTCGATGCCGCCGGCGATGCACGCGTGGAGGTGCCGCTCAACGACTCGCTGACCAGCTTCCGCATCGTCGCCGTGGCCACCGCCGGCACCAGCCAGTTCGGCACCGGCGCGACGTCGATCCGTTCGGCGCAGGACCTGCTGCTGCTGCCGGGCCTGCCTCCGCTCGTGCGTGCGGGCGATGCGTTTTCGGCCGAGCTGACTCTGCGCAACACCACGGCCGCCGCCATGGACATCGAGGTGGCCGGCGAGGCCGACGGCGTGCCGGAGCTGACGCTTTCGCCGCGCTCGCTGCGCCTGGAGCCGTCGCAGAGTTCCGTCGTCGAGTGGCAGCTGCGGGCTCCGCAGATCTCCGGCGACGTCGTCTACCGCCTGCGCGCAGTCTCGCGCAGCGGCTCGCAAGACCAGATCGTGGTGCGGCAGCAGATCGTGCCGGCGGTTCCCGAGACGACGCTGCAGGCGACGCTGCTGCACGAGCAGCAGGCGGTGCAGCGGGTGCAGATGCCCGCAGGCGCGGTGCCGGGCCGCGGCGGCATCGAGGTGGCGATGGCGCAGAGCCTGACCGGCAGCCTCGGCGAGGTACGGGCGGCGCTCGAGCGTTATCCGTACGAGTGCCTCGAGCAGCGCGTCTCGGTTGCCATCGGGCTTGCCGACCAGGAGCGCTGGGGGCGCATCCTGGCCGGCATCTCGCCGTACATCGACGGCGACGGGCTGCTCAAGTACTTCCCGTCGATGTCGCGCGGCAGCGAGGTGCTGACCGCGCACGTGCTGGCGCTGAGCAGCGCAGCCGGCTTTGCCGTACCCGACGACGTGCGCATGCAGATGATCAGCGGGCTGACCCGCTTCGTCGAAGGCAACGTCGTGCGCGATCCGGGATTCGCGGTCGTCGACCTGCCGCTGCGCAAGCTGGCGGTGATCGAGGCGCTGGCGCGCGCCGGCGAGGCCAAGGCGTTCATGGTGCAGAGCATCGCCATCGAGCCTGCGCGCTGGCCGACCTCGGCGCTGCTGGACTGGTGGAGCATCGTCCACCGCATCAAGGACCTTCCCGAGCGCGAACAGCGCCTGCAGGAGACCGAGCGGCTGCTGCGTGCGCGACTGGAAGTTGCCGGCACGCACATCGCCTTCCGCAGCGACGCGCGCGAGAACCTGTGGTGGCTCATGCGCGCCGGCGACCTCGACGACGTGCGCCTGACCCAGCTCCTGTCCGAACTCGACCTGCGGCGCGAGGAGCTTCCGGCCATCGCGCGCGGCGCGCTGTCGATGCAGCACAAGGGCTCCTGGAGCACGACCGTCTCCAACGCCTGGGGCATGGTGGCGATGCGCGCGTTCGACCAGCGCTTCGGCACCGAGCCGCTGACGGGAACCACCGCCGCGGCGCTGGGCGCGCAGGCTCGCGCTCATGAGTGGAAGGAGCCGGCGCCGGCTACGCTGACGCTGCCGTGGCCGGCCGCCGCCGAAGACCTTCGCATCCAGCACCGCGGCCGCGGCACGCCGTGGCTCACCATCACGTCACGAGCGGCGCTCCCGCTGCAGTCGCCGCTCGGCGCCGGCTACTCGATCCGCAAGACGGTGACGCCGCTGGACGTGCACGAGTCGGGTGCTCTGCAGCGCGGCGATCGCCTGCGCGTGCGTCTGGAGATCGATGCGCAGACGCACATGACATGGGTGGTGATCGACGATCCGGTTCCCGCCGGCGCCTCGCACCTGGCCGCCGGTCTCGGCCGCGGCGCCGGCGTCGGTCTCCCGGCCGCCGAGGACGCGGACATCGACACGCCGACCTACACGGAGCGTTCGTTCGCCGGATACCGCGGCTACTTCGAGTACATGCCCGCCGGAACGACCACCGTCGAGTACATCATCCGTCTGAATCAGGCGGGAACCTTCCAGCTTCCGCCCACGCGCGTCGAGGCGCTCTATGCACCCGAACGCTTCGCGGCGTCGCCGAACGCTCCGATGCAGGTGCATGACTAGTGGCGCCGGACATCGCCGCTGCATGATCGGCGGCGTCGCGGTCGACGCGCAGCTGGTCATCAGCGCCGCAGCCGCCACGGTGCTGCTGGTGACCGTCACCGCCGCGACCGTTGTTCGCATCGCCCGCGACGGCTCGCCGGCGCCGACGACGTTCGAGGAGACACGAGCCCTCCACTGCCCCTCCGACCTGCGGCTGCTCGACCGGCACGGCGCGGTCCTGCACGAGCTGCGGCTGGACGAGGCGCGCCGGCGGATGCGCTGGGTGTCGCTGGCCGGGATCTCGCCGGCGCTGCAGGAGGCGGTGCTGCGCTCGGAGGACCGGCGGTTCTTCGATCATCGCGGAGTCGACGCCCGTGCGATGATCGCGGCCGTCTGGCAGCGCATCCGGCACGGCAGCCTGCGCGGCGCCAGTACCATCACGATGCAGCTGGCCGCGATGCTCGACCGCGGCCTGGCGCGCGGCGGCTCGCCGCGCACGCCGGCGGCCAAATGGCGGCAGATGCGCGCGGCCTGGGCGCTGGAGGCGCGCTGGACCAAGCGACAGATCCTCGAAGCCTACCTGAACCTGGTGACGTTTCGCGGGGAGCTGCAGGGCGCGGCCGCGGCAGCGGCGGTGCTCTTCGACAAGGCGCCGCACGGGCTCTCGCATCCCGAGGCAGCCGTGCTGGCGGCGCTCATCCGCTCGCCCAATGCGGCACGCGACGTCGTGGAGGCACGCGCGAAGCGGCTGATGGCCGCGTCTTCCGCCGCCGCCGGCGACCCTGCGCGCGCGGCTTCGTTGTCGTCACGCGCCGATCCGCTGCGTGCGGCCCTGGACGACGCGTTCGCCTCGCCCTCGGGCACCGGTCCGCGCGTCACGGACGCGGCACACGCTGCACGTAGGCTCTTCACGGCCGACGACGTCGCCGGCTGCCGTGATCGTGCTTCGACGCTGGATGCCGAGCTTCAGCGGCGTGCGGCCTCCTCGCTGCACGATCACCTGCGAGACATGCGCGAGCAGTCGGTTCGCGACGGCGCCGTGCTGGTCGTCGACAATGCCAGCGGCGACGTGCTCGCGTACGTGGCCTCGAGCGGGCGCCTGTCTTCGTCCGAGCACGTCGACGGCATCCGTGCGCTGCGCCAGCCGGGCTCGGCGCTCAAGCCTTTCCTCTATGCGCTGGCCCTCGATCGCCGCCTCGTCACCGCCGCCACGCTGCTCGAGGACGCCCCGACCGACATCGCGATCGGCAGCGGCGTCTTTCGTCCGCGCAACTACGATCATCTCTTCCGCGGCCTCGTCACGGTCCGGACCTCTCTGGCGGCGTCGCTGAACGTGCCGGCCGTGCGCACGCTGCAGCTCGTCGGCGCCGATCGCTTCGCCGACTCCCTTCGCGAGCTCGGCTTCGACGGCATCGACGGCGACGGCGACTTCTACGGCCCGTCGCTGGCGCTGGGGTCGGCCGAGGTCAGCCTGTGGGAGCTCGTCGGCGCCTATCGCACGCTGGCGCGCGGCGGCCTCGCATCGCCGCTGCGGCTGACCGCTGCCGACGCGCGCGACGGCGACCAGGAGAGCATGACACCGCCTGCGCGCCGCGTGCTCGGCGAGGAGGCCGCGTTCATCACGGCCGACATTCTCGCCGACCGCGGAAGCCGCGCCACGACGTTCGAGCTCGAGAACGCGCTGGCCACGCGCTTCTGGTCGGCGGCCAAGACCGGCACGAGCAAGGACATGCGCGACAACTGGTGCATCGGCTTCAGCGACCGCTACACGGTCGGCGTCTGGGTCGGCAACTTCACCGGCGCCCCGATGCACGACGTCAGCGGCGTCTCCGGAGCCGCACCGATCTGGAATGATGTCCTGTCGCAGCTGCATGCAGATCGGCCGAGCATCGCGCCGCCGCCGCCGACGGCGGTCATACGCATGGCGGCGCCGGGCGGTGCGCCGCCGGAGTGGTTCGTGCAGGGCACGGAGCCGCTCGTGCCCTCGCAGCTGGCTCGTCTTCCGCGCATCGTCTCGCCGGCCGACGGCAGCATCCTGACGGTCGACCTGGACACCCCGCCGCAGCGGCAGCGCGTGACGTTCGTCGCCGACGCCGCGCCGGAAGGTGCCGCTTGGAAGCTCGGGGACGCGCTCCTGAGCGCGGCAGAGCCGGCGCTATGGTCGCCGGTGCGCGGGCACCATCGCCTCGCGCTGCTGGACGGCGATCGCCGCGAGCTCGCGGCGGTGACCTTCGAGGTGCGCGGCGGGCCGCGGCCGCCGCAGGATTAGAAGCCGCGGGCGCTATTCGATCTCGGCCAGGCCCGTCAGCACGTGTTCGAGGCCGCGCGTCAGGAGCGTCATGCGGTGATAGTCGAGGCGCTCGGCGGTGTCGGAGGAACGGTGGTAGTGCGGATCGCGGAACGTAGCGGTATCGGTGATCATCAGCGCCTGCACGCCTCGCTCCCAGAACGAGCGATGATCGGACCAGTCGACTCCCGGTACGCTGGCCGGCAGCACCGCGACCTCCGACGGCAGCCGTGCGACCTCGCGGAACCGCGCCACCACCTGCTGCACGAGATCCCGCGACGGCGGGTTGCCGACGAAGCCGATGAAATTGCCGCGATCCGGATACAGCGGCGCCAGCGCCGCCGGATAGCGCTGGCTGCCCGGCTCCTCGCTGTAGTAGCCGACGGTCTCGATGGACATCATCGCGTGCAGCTGCGCGCGCGGGTCCGAGAACGTGTTTACGTACTCGGCGCTGCCCATCCCGCGGCCCATGTTGAAGTACGGCGGCTCTTCGTTCGGGAAGGCGACGAAATGAACCGGCCGCCGCGGCGTGCGCTTCGCCAGTGCGCGCGCGAGCTCGAGCATGACCGCCACGCCGGTGGCGTTGTCATTGGCACCGGGCGAGCCGGTGACGGAATCGTAGTGGGCGCCGACCACGATCGCCGCCGCCGACGCCTCGCCGGCCAGCACGGCCTCGACGTTGTGGAAGGCCTGCCCGTCGTGCTCGTAGCTGCGCAGGCGCGGCTGGTATCCCGCGGCCGCGAACTGCTCTTCGATGTAGCGACGCGCCTGCTCCAGGCTGGCGTAGCGGCGCGCGTTGCGCTCGCCGATGCGTGAGGAAAGCGCCGCAACGTGCGCGTGCAACCGGTCACGCAAAGCCGTGTCTTCCATGGTCAGCTCGGGCAGCGGCCCCTGATAGGAGGCGCCGGGCGCGGCCAGCAGCCAGCCGCACGCACAGGCCACGCCGGCGGCAACCGCTGCGACCACCGCCATCGCCCGGCGCAGCGGCGTCACATTGCCCTCTCATCGCGCGCCTTCGGCGGCGCCGGACCGTCCACGCTCACGCAACGATGACGTCCGCCGCCGCGGTCCTGTTCGATGGGTTGGTATGCGGCGGGAGTCGAGAGCGCGACTGCGCCCGCGCCGCCTGCCCTACCAGGCGTCGACGCAGCTTCGCTTCTTCCCCACGCGCGGCGCCGGCGACGGCGCTGCCGTCAGCGCTCGCAGGATCCAGCGTCGCGATTCGGCCGGATCGATGACGTCGTCGATCTCGAAGTAGGAAGCCATGCTGACGGCCTTGCCGATCTCGTACATGCGCGCGACCATGTCATCGAACATGCGGCGGCGGTCGGCGGGATCCTCGATCGCCGCCAGCTCCTTCTGAAAGCCCAGCTTGACGGCGCCCTCGAGGCCCATTCCGCCGAACTCGCCGGTGGGCCAAGCCACCGTGAAGATCGGCGCATGGAAGCTGCCGCCCGCCATCGCCTGCGCGCCCAGCCCGTAGCCCTTGCGCAGCACGATCGTGAAGAACGGCACCGAAAGGCTGGCGCCGACGACGAACATGCGTGCCGCGTGGCGCACCATCGCCTTCTTCTCGATCTCGGGGCCGACCATGATGCCGGGCGTATCGCACAGGAACAGGATCGGCACGTCGTGCGCGTCGCAGAGCTGCATGAAGCGCGCGGCCTTGTCGGCGCCGTCCGGATCGATGGCGCCGGCAAGGTGTGAGGGATTGTTCGCGATGATGCCGAGGGGGCGCCCCTCGATTCGCGCCAGCGCGGTGACCATGCCGGCGCCGAAGCCGCGCCGCAGCTCGAGCACCGAGCCCGTGTCGGCGAGCGTCTCGATGACCGAGCGCACGTCGTAGATGCGCAGTCGGTTCTCGGGAATGGCTGCGCGCAGCAGCCGCTGATCGGCGCTTTGCCAGGACGGCAGCGGCCCCTGGAAATACGACAGGTACTTCTTGGCCGCCGCCACGCCCTCGGCTTCGTCGGCCACGGCGATGTCGACGACGCCGTTGGCGCTCTGCACGCTCATCGGTCCGACCTCGTCCGGATGGAACACACCGAGACCGCCACCTTCGATCATGGCCGGGCCGCCCATTCCGATGCTCGAGTTGGCCGTGGCGATGACGACGTCGCAGCAGCCGAGCAGCGCCGCGTTGCCGGCAAAGCAGCGGCCCGAGTTGATACCGACCAGCGGGACCAGGCCGCTGAGGCGCCCGAAGAACTGGAAGGCGCGGCAGTCCAGGCCGGCAACGCCGGAAGCGTCGGTGTCGCCGGGGCGCCCTCCGCCGCCCTCGGTCAGGATCACCACGGGCAGGCGCTGCTCGTAGGCGATTTCGAACATCCTGTCCTTCTTGCGATGGTTCTGCAGGCCCTGCGTCCCCGCCAGCACCGTGTAGTCGTACGACATCACGACCGCTCGCGATCGCTCGGGTGCGAACAGGTCGCCGTTGATGCTGCCGATGCCGCAGATCATTCCGTCGCCGGGCGTGCGGCGAATCAGATCGTCGAGCTCGCGGCGGCGGCGCTGCGCCGCAATGACGAGACCGCCGAACTCGGCGAAGCTGCCGGGGTCGCACAGGTCGTCGACGTTCTCCCGCGCGGTGCGCTGGCCGGTCTTGCGGCGACGCTCGACGGCCTCGGGCCGTGCCTCGTCCAGCCCGAAGCGGTGTCGCTCGACGGCCTCGGCCAGGTCGGGCCGGATACGATCGAGGTCGCCCGAGGACGACTCGAAAGTCTGAGCCGCGGCGACATCGCCTTCCTGCAGATACAGCAGCGGCTCGCCCTCGAAGACGGTGTCGCCGACCGCGACCGCCAGTGCTCGCACGGTGCCGCCGGCCGGCGCGCCGATGACGTGCTCCATCTTCATCGCTTCCATGACCAGCAGCGGAGCGCCTGGCGCGACGCCGTCGCCTTCGCCGACGTCGATGCCGACCACGGTGCCCTGCATCGGAGCGCGCACGGTCGCGGTGCCGGGCGGCGCCTCCTGCTCTGCGCGTCTGGCGCGCTGCGCCTGCGGCGTCGGCATCGCCGCCGCCTGGCCCGGCTGTTTGCCGTGCCGCACCACCGCCAGCGGATCGATGCGATCCACTCGCGCTCCGGCGCGCCCGGCTCGAGCGACCGATGCGGTCTCCGCGCCGCCGGCCACCCAAGCCTCGCCCTGTCCGGTCGCGGACGCGCCGGCGCTCGCAGCGTCCTTGCGCTCGGCCGTCGAAGCTTCGCGGTGCTCGCATGCATCGGCGCTCGCGAAGTAGAGCTGCGGCTGCGGCGTCTGCGCGCGATCGAGGAGATTGCTCACGCGGTCTTCGACCAGACGCGTGTGCACGCGCGATGCGGCGACGTCTTCGTCGTCCAGAAGGCTGTGGAGAAAGGCGATGTTGGTGGCCACCCCTTC from the Candidatus Limnocylindrales bacterium genome contains:
- a CDS encoding carboxyl transferase domain-containing protein, whose protein sequence is MKRLLIANRGEIAIRIAASAADLGIETVAVHSQDDARSLHVRRADHAHALSGSGPRAYLDIAEILEAARRTGCDALHPGYGFLSENADLARACAHAGVTFVGPGADALELCGDKTRARQLARRCDVPVLRGTDEPTTLEQAHAFFAALPSGAAVVLKAAAGGGGRGMRVVLQAKELDAAFERCRSEAAAAFGRADLYIEQLLPCARHVEVQVVADAAGNVVHLGERECSLQRRHQKLIEVAPSPTLSGATRDCITSAACRMAREAGYRSLGTFEFLLDEEEAFYFIEANARLQVEHTVTEEVTGLDLVALQLRIASGATLGDLALVASPPVRGVALQARVNMETVAADGSIRPTGGTLTAFEPPAGPGVRVDTFGYSGYTTSPAFDSLLAKVVVHAADYAAAVAKAQRALAAFRIEGVATNIAFLHSLLDDEDVAASRVHTRLVEDRVSNLLDRAQTPQPQLYFASADACEHREASTAERKDAASAGASATGQGEAWVAGGAETASVARAGRAGARVDRIDPLAVVRHGKQPGQAAAMPTPQAQRARRAEQEAPPGTATVRAPMQGTVVGIDVGEGDGVAPGAPLLVMEAMKMEHVIGAPAGGTVRALAVAVGDTVFEGEPLLYLQEGDVAAAQTFESSSGDLDRIRPDLAEAVERHRFGLDEARPEAVERRRKTGQRTARENVDDLCDPGSFAEFGGLVIAAQRRRRELDDLIRRTPGDGMICGIGSINGDLFAPERSRAVVMSYDYTVLAGTQGLQNHRKKDRMFEIAYEQRLPVVILTEGGGGRPGDTDASGVAGLDCRAFQFFGRLSGLVPLVGINSGRCFAGNAALLGCCDVVIATANSSIGMGGPAMIEGGGLGVFHPDEVGPMSVQSANGVVDIAVADEAEGVAAAKKYLSYFQGPLPSWQSADQRLLRAAIPENRLRIYDVRSVIETLADTGSVLELRRGFGAGMVTALARIEGRPLGIIANNPSHLAGAIDPDGADKAARFMQLCDAHDVPILFLCDTPGIMVGPEIEKKAMVRHAARMFVVGASLSVPFFTIVLRKGYGLGAQAMAGGSFHAPIFTVAWPTGEFGGMGLEGAVKLGFQKELAAIEDPADRRRMFDDMVARMYEIGKAVSMASYFEIDDVIDPAESRRWILRALTAAPSPAPRVGKKRSCVDAW
- a CDS encoding M20/M25/M40 family metallo-hydrolase, with translation MTPLRRAMAVVAAVAAGVACACGWLLAAPGASYQGPLPELTMEDTALRDRLHAHVAALSSRIGERNARRYASLEQARRYIEEQFAAAGYQPRLRSYEHDGQAFHNVEAVLAGEASAAAIVVGAHYDSVTGSPGANDNATGVAVMLELARALAKRTPRRPVHFVAFPNEEPPYFNMGRGMGSAEYVNTFSDPRAQLHAMMSIETVGYYSEEPGSQRYPAALAPLYPDRGNFIGFVGNPPSRDLVQQVVARFREVARLPSEVAVLPASVPGVDWSDHRSFWERGVQALMITDTATFRDPHYHRSSDTAERLDYHRMTLLTRGLEHVLTGLAEIE